GCGTGGTCACCGGCGCCCGCAAGGAGATCGACCCCGGCCTGGTCGTCACCGGCGCCGCGCTCGGCTCGGCAGCCCTGTACCGACGCCTCGCCGACCACCCGGTGCGCTTCCGGGCCGCCAGCTACACCCACGACCCGGCCGTGCTGTCCCGGCTGCGCTCACTGGTCGCGGTCAACTCGGCGATCGAGGTCGACCTGCTCGGCCAGGTCGGCGCCGAGGTCCGGCGTGGTGTGCACGTCGGCGCCGTCGGCGGACAGGTCGACTTCAGCCGGGCGGCCAGCCTCACCGGTGCGCGCTCGGTGATCGCGTTGCGTTCGACGTCCGGCGGGGCCTCGACCATCCGGGCCCAGCTGGACTCAGCGGTGGTCAGCACCGGCCGGGTCGACGTCGACGCCGTCGTCACCGAGCACGGCACCGCACACCTGACCGGCTGCACCGTCGCCGAGCGGGCCCGTCGGCTCGTCGGCGTGGCCGCGCCCGAACACCACGAGGACCTCACCCGCAGCCTGACGGTGCGTCGATGACGCCCCGCCCACCCCACGACGACGTCGTCGTGGCTCCCCGAGAGGAACGCCCATGAGCAACCGCGTCGCACTGGTCACCGGAGGTGCCCAGGGCATCGGCCGGGGCATCGCCACCACGCTGGCCGAGCAGGGCTTCCAGGTCGCGATCGCCGACCGCGCCCTCGACGTCGCCACCCAGACCGCTACGGAGCTGGAGGCAGCCGGCGGAACAGCCGTCGCGGTGGCCATGGACGTCACCGACACCGCCGCGGTGCGGTCCGCGGTCGCCGACGTGGAGAGCCGGCTGGGCCCGGTGGAGTGCCTGGTCAACAACGCGGGCTGGGACGACTTCATGCCGTTCCTGGACACCACCGAGGACTTCTGGGACAAGATCCTCGACCTGAACTTCAAGGGCGCGCTGCGGGTCAGCCAGGCCGTCGTCCCCGGCATGGTCGAGCGCCGCTTCGGCCGGGTCGTGAACATCAGCTCCGACGCCGGCCGGGTCGGGTCGTCCCTGGAGGCCGTCTACTCCGGCGCCAAGGCCGGCATCATCGGCTTCGGCAAGACCCTGGCCCGGGAGGTCGCCGGCTCCGGGGTCACCGTGAACGCCGTGTGCCCCGGGCCCACCGACACCCCCGCGCTGCGGTCTTTCGCGGCCAACGCCGGCGACGCCGAGAAGGTCATCGCCGGGATGACCCGCGGCGTGCCGATGAAGCGGCTGGGCACCCCGGCCGACATCGGACCCGCCGTGGCGTTCTTCCTCTCCGACGGCGCCGGGTTCGTCACCGGCCAGACCCTGTCGGTCAGCGGCGGCCTGACCATGGCCGGATGAGCGACGCCGGGGTGGTCGGCTGGAGCACGTCGGCGCCAGGTGTCTGGTCGGTGGTGCTGCAGCGGCCGCCGGCCAACGCGCTGGCCCCCGAGCTGCTGGACGGGCTGCACGCAGCGCTGGACGCCGCGGAGGCCGCCGGTGACGTCCGGGTGCTGGTGATCTCCTCGACGCTGCCCGGCTTCTTCGCCGCCGGCGCCGACATCAAGCACCTCGCCACGATCGACGCCGAGTCCTTCCTGGCCTACGGCGCGCTGATGCGGGCGGCCAACGACCGGATCGCAGCGGCCGGGTTCCTCACCGTGGCCGCGGTCGACGGGATGGCTCTCGGCGGCGGACTCGAGCTGGCGATGGCCTGCACCCTGCGGGTCGCCGGCCCCGCGGCCCGGTTCGGCCTGCCCGAGGTGGCCATCGGGCTGATCCCCGGCGCCGGCGGCACCCAGCGGCTGCCCCGCCTGGTCGGCCGAGGACGAGCTCTGGACATCATGCTGACCGGTCGCCAGGTGCCCGCCGACGAGGCGCTCGCCATCGGGCTGGTCGACCGGCTCACCGACGGCGACGCGCTCACCGCCGCCCTCGCGCTGGCCGCCGAGCTGTCCCGGGCCTCGCTGCCCGCGCAGCTCGCCGTCGTCCGCGCCGTCGACGCCGCCGACGACCTGCCGCTGGCCGAGGGCGCCGAGTTCGAGGTGGCCCAGGAGCAGGGCCTGTTCACCGACGGCGAGGCCGCCGAGGGCATCGCCGCCTTCGTCGGCAAGCGCAAGCCAGAGTTCCGATGAGGAGTCTCCGATGAGTGAGGACGACGTGGTCGACACCCCGTACGAGACCCTGCTGCTGGACCGCCCGGCCCCCGGCGTCGTGGTGCTGACGCTGAACCGGCCCGGCCGGTACAACGCCATGACCAACACGATGTTCGATGAGCTCGAGCACGTGTCGCACACGCTGGACGCCGACGACGGGTGCCGCGTGGTCGTGCTCACCGGCGCCGGGAAGGGCTTCTGCTCCGGCTACGACCTGGCCGACGCCGAGGAGCTCCCGACGCTGGGCGCGCTGGGCATGCTCGACCAGCAGGAGCGCGCGGCCCGCGCGCTGCTGGCGGTCCGCAGCATGCGGGCCCCGGTGATCGCCGCGGTGAACGGACCGGCCGCCGGCGGCGGCATGTCGCTGGCCCTCGCCGCCGACCTGCGGCTGGGGTCGCCCACCGCGGTCTTCACCGCCTCGTTCGTCCGGATCGGCCTGTCCGCCGGCGACCTCGGGGCCTCCTGGTTGCTGACCCGGCTGATCGGCCCGGCCCGCACCAGCGACATCTGCTTCACCGGCCGGTCGGTCGACGCCGAGGAGAGCGCCCGGATGGGGCTGCTCAACCGGGTGGTGCCCGCCGAGACGCTGCTCGAGGAGGCGGTCGCGCTGGCCACCGCCATGGTCGCGAACTCACCCGGTGGCGTGCGGCTGTCCAAGCGGGCGCTGCAAGCCAACCTCGAGGTCGGCTCGTTCGCGGCCGCGCTGGAGCTGGAGAACCGCGGCCAGGCTCTGCTCACCCGGGGGTCGGACATGCCCGAGGCGCTGGCCGCTTTCAAGGAGCGCCGCCCGCCGGTGTTCACCGGCCGATGACCGTGCTGCTGCCGATGCGCCAGGGCCCGCCGCGCCCCGCGCCGCTGCTGGAGACGCTGTCCCTGGAGGTGCTCGACGAGCCCACGGGGGCCATCGGGGTGCTGCGGATCGACCGGCCGGACAGGATGAACTCCCAGACGGTCGCGATGTTCAGCGAGTACGTGACCGTGGCACGGGTGCTTCGGGACACCAGCCTGCGGGCGTTGGTGGTCACCGGGGCGGGCGACCGCGCCTTCTGCGCCGGCTTCGACCTGGACGAGGTCGAGGTCATCACCACCATGGGGCTCCTGGAGTTCCTCACCTTCCAGGAGACCGCCGCCACCGGGATGTCCCTGCTGCGGCACCTGCCCTTCCCGGTGATCGCCGCCGTCCGCGGCCCGGCCACCGGCGGCGGGCTCTCCCTGGCCCTGGCCGCCGACATCCGCCTCGCCTCGCCGGACGCGGTGTTCAGCACCGCGTTCGTCCGGGTCGGGTTGTCCATCGGCGAGCTCGGCACCTCCTTCCACCTCACCCGGCTGATCGGCACCGGACTCGCCGCCGAGATCGGCTACACCGGCCGGCTGGTCCGGGCCGCCGAGGCTGCAGCGATCGGGCTGGTCAACCGGGTCTCCACCGAGGACGTGCTGGACGACGCCCTGGCCACCGCCCGGCAGATCGCCGGCAACTCCCCGGGCGGGGTGCGGATGTCCAAGCGGTCGATCCAGCGCAACCAGGAGGTCGGCTCCTACACCGCAGCCCTGGAGCTGGAGAACCGCGGCCAGGCACTGCTGGCCCAGACCGCGGACATGGCCGAGGCGCTGACCGCGTTCACGGAGCGCCGGCCGCCGCGCTTCACCGGGTCCTGAGCTCGTGACCACCGACGTGCCGGCCGCGGCGCTGGCGCAGCTTCAGGCGGAGCTCCGTGGCCGGGGGCTGGTGCACGGGGACCTCCGGGCCCCCGAGCGGATCGGCGACGGCCACTCCAACCTGACCTACCGGCTCACCGACGGCACGGCGTCCTTCGTGCTCCGCCGTCCGCCGCCACCTCCGGTACCGCCCGGCGCGCACGACGTGCTCCGCGAGGCGGCGTTCCTGCGGGGCCTGGTCGGCTCCGGGGTGCCGGTGCCCGCGGTGCTCATCACGGCCGCGGCCGGGGAGCTGCTGGACGTGCCGTGCTTCGTGATGGAGCTGATCGAGGGGGACGTCGTCACCACCGATGAGCCACCCACCCTGGCCGACCCCGCTCAACGCCGGGCGGCGGGGGAGTCGCTGGTCGACACCCTCGCCGCACTGCACGCCGTCGACTGGCAGGCGGCCGGGATGGCCGGGCTCGGCCGGCCCGAGGGCTTCAACGGCCGGCACCTGCACCGGATGGCCCGGCTGGTGGCCGACGACGAGGGCCGCCCGCCGGTGGCCTTCCGCGCCGTCCAGGACTGGCTCGCTTCACACGTGCCCGCTGAGTCCGGGGCGACCGTCGTGCACAACGACTACCGGCTGGGCAACGTCGTGCTCTCCACCGGGACGCCGGCCCGGGTCGCCGCGGTGCTCGACTGGGAGCTCGCCACGCTGGGCGACCCGCTGTTCGACCTGGGCTACCTGCTGGCCTCGGTCCCGGTCGCCGGCCGGCCGCACACCCCCACGCAGGAGCTGGGGACGGCGATGCTCGGCGACGGCTGGCCCGACCGGGTCGCGCTGGCCCGCCGCTACCAGGAGGCCACCGGCGCCGACCTCACCGCGCTGCCCTGGTTCGAGACGCTCGCGCACTGGAAGCTCGCCGTGCTCTACGAGTACGGCCGCCGCCGTGCGGTCGAGGGCATCGGTGACCTCTACTACCGCGACCCCCAGCTGGTCCGCTCGTTCCTGCGGGCCGCCCACACCAGCGCCGGGCTGCCGGCCCCCCAGGAGGACCCGTGACCTTCCACGACGACCTCGTCGCCCCCACTGCCACCGGGCTGCCGGACCGGTTCTTCGACCGCTTCGTGTTCAACCTGCACGCCCCGGACTCCACCGACCTGTCCCTCCTCGTGGGCTGCGGTCTGTACCCGCCGGCCGACGTGGTCGACGGGTTCGTCGTCCTGGTGCACGGGGGCCGGCAGCGCAACCTGCGGTTCTCCACCGAGCTGTCGGCCACGGACGGGTCCGGGGTGGGCCCGTTCGGCTTCCGGGTGGTCGAGCCGATGACGACCTGGGCGCTGACCCTGGCCGACAACCCCACCGGGGTGGCCTTCGACCTCGTCTGGCGGGCCCGCACCCCGGCCTGGTCGGGCGACGTCGCGGTGCCGAACGGGGCCGGTCCAGCGTCGTCCTTCGAGCACCTGTTCCAGAGCGGCCGGTACGAGGGCACCGTGACCGTCGACGGCCGGGAGCACGACGTCACGGGGTGGTTCGGCCAGCGTGATCGCAGCCGCGGCGTGCGCACCATGAGCGGCGGTCAGGGTCTGCACCTGTGGTTCCAGGCGCAGTTCCCGGACCGGTCGGTCGGCTTCCTGCTAGTGGAGGACCGCGACCACGGCCGGATCCTGCTGGAGGGCGCCGTCATGCACGAGGACGGCGGGCTGGACCCGATCGCCGACGTCGTGCACGACCTGGTCTTCGACGACCTGCTCGACCTGCGCTCGGGCCGGGTGCGGGTCACCACGGCGACGGGTGAGGTGATGCTGGTCGACGCCGACGGGTCGGCCGATGGTGGCTTCATGGCCGGCGCCGGGTACGGCGGGGGCCACGGCCACCCGGTGGGCCGGGACCACCTCGAGCACGACGAGTACCCGCTCGACGGCACGGTCGGCCCGCGCACGCTGGACTCCGCGCTGACCGACCGGCTGGCCGCCTTCGACTGGGCCGGCGTCCGGGGCACCGGCGTCTTCGAGTTCGCGCACAGCCGCAGCCCGCGGTACGGCTACCGGTCCTCGCTGTGACGCTGGCCGGACAGGTCGACGCCGTGGTGTCGCGCGCGCAGGCCGCGGTGCTGGCCTCCCGTGGCACCGGCTCACCGCGTCGGCGGCTGGTGCTGGCCGACGAGCAGCTGGAGCGGGTCCGCCGGGAC
This sequence is a window from Geodermatophilaceae bacterium NBWT11. Protein-coding genes within it:
- a CDS encoding SDR family oxidoreductase; this translates as MSNRVALVTGGAQGIGRGIATTLAEQGFQVAIADRALDVATQTATELEAAGGTAVAVAMDVTDTAAVRSAVADVESRLGPVECLVNNAGWDDFMPFLDTTEDFWDKILDLNFKGALRVSQAVVPGMVERRFGRVVNISSDAGRVGSSLEAVYSGAKAGIIGFGKTLAREVAGSGVTVNAVCPGPTDTPALRSFAANAGDAEKVIAGMTRGVPMKRLGTPADIGPAVAFFLSDGAGFVTGQTLSVSGGLTMAG
- a CDS encoding enoyl-CoA hydratase, translating into MSDAGVVGWSTSAPGVWSVVLQRPPANALAPELLDGLHAALDAAEAAGDVRVLVISSTLPGFFAAGADIKHLATIDAESFLAYGALMRAANDRIAAAGFLTVAAVDGMALGGGLELAMACTLRVAGPAARFGLPEVAIGLIPGAGGTQRLPRLVGRGRALDIMLTGRQVPADEALAIGLVDRLTDGDALTAALALAAELSRASLPAQLAVVRAVDAADDLPLAEGAEFEVAQEQGLFTDGEAAEGIAAFVGKRKPEFR
- a CDS encoding enoyl-CoA hydratase/isomerase family protein is translated as MSEDDVVDTPYETLLLDRPAPGVVVLTLNRPGRYNAMTNTMFDELEHVSHTLDADDGCRVVVLTGAGKGFCSGYDLADAEELPTLGALGMLDQQERAARALLAVRSMRAPVIAAVNGPAAGGGMSLALAADLRLGSPTAVFTASFVRIGLSAGDLGASWLLTRLIGPARTSDICFTGRSVDAEESARMGLLNRVVPAETLLEEAVALATAMVANSPGGVRLSKRALQANLEVGSFAAALELENRGQALLTRGSDMPEALAAFKERRPPVFTGR
- a CDS encoding enoyl-CoA hydratase/isomerase family protein, producing the protein MRQGPPRPAPLLETLSLEVLDEPTGAIGVLRIDRPDRMNSQTVAMFSEYVTVARVLRDTSLRALVVTGAGDRAFCAGFDLDEVEVITTMGLLEFLTFQETAATGMSLLRHLPFPVIAAVRGPATGGGLSLALAADIRLASPDAVFSTAFVRVGLSIGELGTSFHLTRLIGTGLAAEIGYTGRLVRAAEAAAIGLVNRVSTEDVLDDALATARQIAGNSPGGVRMSKRSIQRNQEVGSYTAALELENRGQALLAQTADMAEALTAFTERRPPRFTGS
- a CDS encoding phosphotransferase family protein, translating into MPAAALAQLQAELRGRGLVHGDLRAPERIGDGHSNLTYRLTDGTASFVLRRPPPPPVPPGAHDVLREAAFLRGLVGSGVPVPAVLITAAAGELLDVPCFVMELIEGDVVTTDEPPTLADPAQRRAAGESLVDTLAALHAVDWQAAGMAGLGRPEGFNGRHLHRMARLVADDEGRPPVAFRAVQDWLASHVPAESGATVVHNDYRLGNVVLSTGTPARVAAVLDWELATLGDPLFDLGYLLASVPVAGRPHTPTQELGTAMLGDGWPDRVALARRYQEATGADLTALPWFETLAHWKLAVLYEYGRRRAVEGIGDLYYRDPQLVRSFLRAAHTSAGLPAPQEDP